Proteins co-encoded in one Pocillopora verrucosa isolate sample1 chromosome 1, ASM3666991v2, whole genome shotgun sequence genomic window:
- the LOC131771663 gene encoding substance-P receptor-like, producing the protein MNDNITLNTTDLLTHCVISNSSPLLPVCQLLAYTILFIMSIFGNSILIGAIVNYPRTQTIMNYYIINMAVADLLTTVFDMAVQIWHYGLLIANKPFEWFSGVFGEFMCKFVVFIQGTAQACTVLTLTAIAINRFLAVMFPLRRAASKTKVVIILLLIWGSSLAIASPMLYAMRLHEGQGAFSCIENWEPFFDNASSPRHYTLALFSLLYVAPLLMIAILYSVIAFKLWVRTVPGNVTVPNQLLELETRRKILKICMTVVFIFTLCWLPNYIYLMIQFVPENNGKCYPPEYVAFLGLFFGDANSSINPFIYIIFNSEYQKGMKKVLKRCCIPCKSNKLRMYSSRITLISYPSLRTFRELELTPMRQTLHQTNSEFKQGFIIS; encoded by the coding sequence atgaatgacaacATTACCTTGAATACCACCGATTTACTCACTCACTGCGTGATCTCCAATTCGTCTCCGCTCCTACCCGTTTGTCAACTGTTGGCATATACGATCCTTTTTATCATGTCCATATTTGGTAACAGCATCCTCATCGGGGCCATCGTCAACTATCCCCGGACACAGACGATCATGAATTACTACATCATCAACATGGCAGTCGCTGACCTGTTGACAACAGTGTTTGACATGGCGGTACAGATTTGGCATTACGGTTTGTTGATAGCAAATAAGCCATTTGAATGGTTTAGCGGTGTTTTTGGAGAGTTCATGTGCAAGTTTGTCGTGTTTATCCAAGGAACAGCGCAAGCTTGTACCGTTCTCACTTTAACTGCCATCGCCATCAACAGATTTCTTGCAGTGATGTTTCCACTGCGTCGTGCGGCAAGCAAAACCAAAGTGGTTATCATTCTGCTGCTCATTTGGGGATCGTCCCTCGCTATTGCGTCACCGATGCTTTACGCTATGAGACTTCACGAAGGGCAAGGTGCCTTTTCTTGTATTGAGAATTGGGAGCCATTTTTCGACAATGCGTCATCGCCGAGACATTACACTCTGGCTCTATTCAGTTTACTGTATGTCGCACCTCTTCTGATGATAGCCATTCTGTACTCGGTTATTGCATTTAAACTTTGGGTGAGAACAGTCCCAGGAAACGTCACAGTGCCAAACCAACTGCTTGAGCTTGAGACAAGAAGGAAAATACTGAAGATTTGTATGAcagtggtttttatttttacactttGTTGGCTCCCCAATTATATTTACCTTATGATTCAATTTGTTCCTGAAAATAACGGCAAATGTTATCCCCCAGAATACGTAGCTTTCTTAGGGCTTTTTTTTGGTGACGCAAACAGCTCTATTAACCCGTTTATCTACATCATATTTAACAGTGAATACCAGAAGGGCATGAAAAAAGTCCTCAAGCGCTGCTGCATTCCTTGCAAGTCGAATAAACTGCGCATGTACTCTAGCAGAATTACACTCATCAGCTATCCATCCTTGCGGACCTTTAGGGAGCTAGAATTAACACCTATGAGACAAACTCTGCACCAAACCAACAGCGAATTTAAGCAAGGGTTTATCATTTCTTGA
- the LOC131771611 gene encoding QRFP-like peptide receptor translates to MASNNTSSCPDPGSDLTKGEAAEIAKAVAYLCIFILSTVGNFLVVVLMLRDRRLRSVAINQFIVSMAMADLLTSLFNMTIEIWIHIKYSTGQQVFWLDGAGGVILCKTIVFVQGLSMACSVLTLVAMAVNRYFAVFFPLKMGTTKSLSTLTIVIIWLVSTVTASPMLYAMRVIEKPDGTLHCIEDWTPAFDSKKSHRNYTIFLLTILYAIPLVAVTMLYTAVVRKVWKRQVPGNITAPNQSVELVTKKRVLRMLITIVIVFGLCWLPYYTYLFLLSIIHGCPPEYISFLGLFLGHANSAINPCIYAIFNKECRASLRGAKGACFPTMHGSRVPIIATNQNTVRQTDLGFEETSRGQERRTLLIREIKEMKEITQSPLRMSPFNS, encoded by the coding sequence ATGGCGTCCAACAACACCAGTTCCTGCCCTGACCCTGGTTCAGATCTCACTAAAGGAGAAGCTGCCGAGATCGCTAAAGCAGTCGCATACCTGTGTATTTTCATTCTGTCAACCGTAGGAAACTTTCTCGTGGTGGTGCTCATGCTAAGAGACCGCCGCTTACGATCGGTCGCTATCAATCAGTTTATTGTGTCTATGGCAATGGCTGATTTACTGACGTCTTTGTTTAACATGACGATAGAAATCTGGATCCATATCAAATATTCCACTGGACAGCAAGTTTTCTGGTTGGATGGAGCTGGCGGTGTCATTCTTTGTAAGACTATTGTTTTTGTTCAGGGTCTCTCCATGGCTTGCTCAGTCCTAACACTTGTCGCCATGGCCGTAAATCGGTACTTTGCTGTCTTTTTCCCACTCAAAATGGGTACCACAAAGTCTCTGTCCACCTTAACCATAGTTATTATTTGGTTGGTCTCCACGGTCACCGCCTCGCCAATGTTGTACGCCATGAGAGTCATCGAGAAACCAGATGGCACGCTCCACTGTATCGAGGATTGGACGCCTGCATTTGACAGTAAGAAGTCTCACAGGAACTACACCATCTTTCTGCTAACTATACTGTACGCGATACCCCTCGTTGCTGTCACTATGCTGTACACAGCTGTTGTTCGAAAGGTTTGGAAGAGGCAAGTTCCAGGAAACATCACTGCCCCAAATCAGTCCGTAGAGCTTGTCACAAAGAAACGCGTTCTCAGAATGCTCATCACAATTGTGATCGTCTTTGGACTCTGTTGGCTTCCATACTACACTTATTTGTTTTTGCTCTCCATCATTCACGGCTGCCCACCTGAGTACATTTCATTCTTGGGTCTTTTCCTTGGTCATGCCAATTCCGCTATAAATCCATGTATTTATGCCATCTTCAACAAAGAGTGTCGTGCTTCTCTGAGGGGTGCTAAAGGGGCATGCTTTCCCACAATGCATGGAAGTCGCGTACCAATTATAGCAACAAATCAGAACACCGTGAGACAGACTGATTTGGGCTTCGAAGAGACATCACGAGGACAAGAACGAAGAACGCTTCTGATCCGCGAGATAAAGGAGATGAAGGAGATAACCCAGTCACCGCTAAGGATGTCTCCATTCAATTCCTAA
- the LOC131771599 gene encoding neuropeptide FF receptor 2-like, protein MTNGTSSNATMTSPTPSGCTRLFTPTEEWLQVSSFLIIIFLSIIGNAVVIIIIKKERHMHTPTNYFIVNLCTVNLLILLLNAVPDIQGRIAPHLGFVVSGWPGKILCKLQAFLTSCTINSAILTLAMIAADRFIAIFFPLKRLIHSRRAIQLIFVTWLIPALPGCIFLYVNDLVDYDGTVYCMEIWEPAIPVYYNTIYTTADFIMFYALPLLEIIILYIAIIYRIWMRRIPGHVTTANQQVELKAKKNVLKMLIVAVLTFALFWLPVKINVMIGLYSHAPCLLTPIRRFLALFLACGNCVINPIIYIVFSRDFRNGFKALCHCLPCFSTDVPRVHSQSRNVSEISFSVKCNGHSGLSLTKFQKIDD, encoded by the exons ATGACGAACGGCACAAGCTCAAATGCGACAATGACATCTCCAACGCCCTCTGGCTGCACGAGATTATTCACTCCTACCGAAGAATGGCTCCAAGTGTCTTCATTTCTGATCATTATCTTCCTCTCCATTATTGGAAATGCTGtcgttatcatcattattaagaAAGAAAGGCACATGCACACTCCAACAAACTACTTTATCGTGAATTTGTGCACTGTGAATCTGTTGATCTTGTTGCTCAATGCAGTTCCAGACATCCAGGGAAGAATTGCACCACACCTAGGATTTGTGGTTTCTG GTTGGCCCGGAAAGATTCTTTGCAAGCTGCAAGCGTTTCTTACATCTTGTACAATAAATTCCGCCATCTTGACGCTCGCAATGATTGCTGCTGATCGATTTATTGCCATATTTTTTCCCCTGAAAAGACTAATTCATTCCCGAAGAGCGATCCAGCTGATCTTTGTGACATGGCTTATTCCGGCTTTACCAGGGTGCATCTTTCTTTACGTCAATGACCTCGTTGATTACGATGGAACTGTGTACTGTATGGAAATATGGGAACCGGCCATCCCAGTGTACTATAACACAATTTATACAACAGCCGATTTCATTATGTTTTATGCCTTACCTTTGTTGGAAATCATCATTCTTTACATCGCCATCATCTACAGGATATGGATGCGAAGGATTCCAGGGCACGTGACTACAGCCAATCAACAAGTCGAACTCAAAGCCAAAAAGAATGTACTTAAGATGCTCATCGTAGCCGTTCTTACGTTCGCATTATTCTGGCTTCCTGTAAAAATAAATGTCATGATTGGGCTTTACAGCCATGCTCCCTGTCTGTTAACTCCTATTCGTCGATTCCTGGCACTCTTTTTGGCCTGTGGTAACTGTGTAATAAATCCAATTATCTACATTGTATTTAGCCGGGACTTTAGAAACGGTTTCAAGGCTCTCTGCCACTGCCTACCCTGCTTTTCCACTGATGTTCCTCGTGTGCACAGCCAATCCAGAAATGTGAGCGAGATAAGCTTCTCTGTAAAATGCAATGGTCACAGCGGTCTTAGCCTAACGAAATTTCAGAAGATTGACGACTAG